Within Winogradskyella helgolandensis, the genomic segment AACTCGCTTTCTCATAATAATCAAAAGCATCCTTAAATCCATGTGCTTTTGACGTATATACATGATCAAAATCTATTAAAGTTTTAATTGAATCAAAGTCTGCAACTGATATATTATTAGGGAATTGCTCTAATTTCGGTTTCAACTTATCTTTTAAATGCGCTAAAAATCGAATAGCGTAATGTTTGTTTTTTAAACTTAATAATTCACCACATGATCCTTTTAAATCACAAGGTGTAGACACCGCAATAACAGACTTTAATTCCGTTGGAAGCTCCCTTCCTTCACCCACATATTTCAAAACCATATTAGCCCCTAAGCTTATGCCTTTAATATAGATTTCATCATATTGTCCTTTTGATAACACATGCTTTACCGTAGCATCTAAATCTTCAGTTGCACCAGAATGATAACTCCGAAATAACAAATTGGGATCACCACTACAGCCTCTAAAATTTACCGCAACAGCATCGATGCCATTGTTATTAAAGTTTTTTGCTGTTCCTGTTATATAAGGTCGTTGCGCATTACCTTCTAAACCATGAAGAAGAATAATGATTTTATTCGATTTTTGTTTCGCGTAGCTCCAATCTAAATCTAAGAAGTCGATATCTGGTAGCGTAATTCGTTCTCTAGTTTGCTCTACTCCGTCAACTTTTCGAGCTAAACCAGAAAAAACGGTGGACACAAAACTTTTTTTTGCCCAGAATGGTGGTTTGTAGGTGGATTCTATTACTGGCATTTTCAGTATTCTGTATTTAGTTTTTTAATCGGGTAATCATGTTAAACGTCAGTTCGAGTGAAATTGATTTTTTTCAATTTTGTATCGAGAACTTTTTAAAGCATTAATTACTAAAAACTTCTCGATACAATTTCTCATGCTTCGAAATCACTCGAAGTGACAACTCTGATGTGATTGTTATATATTATTTAAGCACAGTAAACTCAATAGATGAGTCATTATACACTTTATGGGTTTGCTTTTGAAAATCACTTGCCTTCGCTTCAAAAATATTCTCTACGTACGTCTGTGGATTCGCATCGATATACGGGAAGAATGTACTCTGTACTTGTACCTGAATTTTATGACCTTTTTTAAAGGTATGAAACACATCTTGCAACTTTAAGTTAATCGCTGTTTTTTGATTTGGCACAAAAGGTTCTGGTTCTGACATACTATTTCTAAAACGTCCTCGTAGCACTTCACTTCGCACCATCATGTGGTAATTGCTTAGTTTTAAGTGATCTTGAACATCGTCTGTGTTTTCAGTATCTGCAGGAAATACATCAATCACTTTTACAATCCAATCGGCTGCTGTTCCTGTTGTTGACACCTTCAATTTTGCTAAAATATCACCAGTTAACGTGATATCTCCGTCTAATATTTCAGTTTCAAAGGTTAACACATCTGGACGTCTTGAGGCAAAACGTTGATCGTCTGTCATGAATTTACGTGGTGTAAATCCAACACCTATATCTTCCGTATATGGCACTGGTTTCATTGGGTCGCTAATAAAATCTGACGTTGCCAGCATACGATTCGCTTGTTTTGTTAAACGTTCGTATGGTTGCATAAAGAAATCTTCTTTTGTTGTGTTTTCTGGTGGCCAAGTTTCAAACGACTGCCATTCTTTTGTACCTGTATTAAACATGTGTGCTTCAGCTAAACTAGTATCACCATTAGCTTCACCTTTTAAATAATGATTAAAGAATTTGGTTTCAATATTTTTTTGAAAATAATCTGAAATACTATCACCAAAATGAATGTTTCCTACCACTTGTCTGTCGTTATTTCTAGCCCAATCCCCATGACTCCAAGGTCCAAATACAACCGTATTGTAATTATCGCTATTAGCTTCAATACTTTTATAAGTATTAAATGGTCCATATAAATCTTCAGCATCAAATAATCCTCCGACAATCATAGTGGCTGGCTTAATGTCTTTTAAATGTTGAATAATGCCTCTAGATTGCCAAAATTCATCATAAGTCACATGTGTTTTCAGTTGCTCCATAAACACATTGGTACTATCGTAGTACTTATCTAATTTACTTAATGGCATGTGATCTAAGAAAAACTGATGTTGATCTTCGGTTTCAAAATCAGGTAACGTATACCATGATTCTGTAGTTGGCTCCGTTTTCATATTACCAAATAAACCGGTTGCTCTCCAATAGCTTAACATGTATGCACCATTATGAATAAAATCATCAAAAAAGAAATCGCCAATACAGGCTTGTGGCGAAACCGCTTTTAAAGCAGGATGCGCATCTAAAAGCGAATAAGTGGCATAGAATCCTGGGTACGAAATTCCGTAAGTCCCAACATTACCATTATTATGCGCTACATTATTTACTAACCATTCAATAGTATCGTAAGTATCACTAGCCTCATCAAATTGTTTTCCTGTTTTATTCGGAATGTATGCACGCATGTTATCGTAAACCCCTTCACTATTCCAACGACCTCGCACATCTTGATACACCATAATATTTCCTTCTTCCATCAGGTATTTATTGGGACCTATTTTGGTTTTGAATTCATTTTCCCCGTAAGGCCTAGAGCTGTATGGCGTTCGCATCATTAGCATTGGATACGTTTTTGTGGTATCTTTTGGAGTATAAATGGTGGTGTGCAGTTTTATACCATCGCGCATGCCAATCATCACTTCTTTTTTGGTATAATTATCTTTTGCAAATGTCTCTTCAGATTGATCAACTTCTGAAGTTGCAATCGCTTGATGCTTGGTTTCACTACAGCTAGATAATCCTACGACAAATAAGACGATAAAAAGACAATGCTTAATCATATGTTTAATAATTTAAAGGTTAAAAGATGACTTAAAAAAAACGACTCTATACCAAACCAGTATGTCAACTTCAACTAGTTATTGTTTAATAAATTTTAATGTTTGTAATTGCTCTCCTGATTTAATTTCAACAAAATATAAACCCGAATTATATTCAGATACATCTAATGAAGCAAAAGTGTCGCGCGAGGTAAACGATGTAAGCGCTCTTCCATTTACATCTACAATAGTAAGTTCGCTATGGTGTTGCAATCCTTCAATAAGAACTTCTGATGTTGCAGGATTAGGATATAACTTTACTGAAAGATATTCTGAATCGTCAATAGACAAGGCATTTCCCGTAAACACTATTCTATTAATTACTGCACCATCACCTCCAATTGGCGTGAATGAAAAATAATCTTTAGTGCGTCCAACATGTTGCAGCTCAAAGGTTATATCACCTCCCAAATACGAATCTAAATCCACACTCACCGTAGTTAAAGGATCTTGATATCTTGTAGTAGGATTATAACTAGGACCATATTGTTCTCCATTAATGAGGATTCTAAACCATGAATTTGAAGGGGTAGAACTATAATGATGTAATTGATTGAATGTAATATCTACATTACCGTCGGAAAGATGAGCTCCATCGATTTTAAACTTTAAACCTGTTAAAAAATCCTTATTCTCATTCCATGCTTGAGTTTCCGTTGTAGCATCTCCTCCAACCCACTCTGCATTTGAGTCGCGTTGATGAAGCACTAATCGATCATAAACAGAATAATTTACAAATTCTAATTTAGAAGATTCGCTATGCATTACAGAAAACAAGTTAGTTTCTAATACGGCTTCATCATTAAAATAATTATCGTAACCTGGTTCTAAATATTCAGGATCAGTGGACGCATATATTTTTGACCAAGGTGAATGGGACGTCTCACAACTATTACGAACAAAAAGCTTATACGATGTCGCTGCTGGTAATTCTGAAAACATATAGCTTTCCGTATCCGCAGGCATATAATCTACACTGGGATTTTCTTCAAATTCTGCGGCAACCACTTCATAGGCGCCAACAGCAGTGGCATCCCAATTTAACGCAATACTATTATTACTACTTACTGATGCTATATTAGTGATGACTTCGCAATCATTTTCTAATACTTGAATATTATCTAAATACGTTTTTCTAGTTGTAGATTTACTTACATTTTCAAGCTTAATAGTAATCAGTTCGCCAACAAATTGGGACAAATCTATTGAAGCGGTTTTAAAATCATTATCATCATAAGCTGCATTATAAATAAAATCTTCCGCAACACCTGTGTAAACATTATCATCGGCATAGGCTTTTATTTTTACGCGTAAATACGCTTCAGCAGTTTGATTAATATCAAATTTAAGTATAGGATGGATTGCATTTTGAGTAAGATCGACATCTATTGAAAACGTTCTGATAAAATCTTGATTTTCTTCAAACGGATCACCGTAATCAACATAGTTCAGAAATTGTGGATAACCAGGACCATTGAGCATTAATCCCAAACTACTCTCATTGGCAGCTTCTGCATTAATCTCTACTCCGTAATTCGGTATTGAATAATCGCGTGCAAAATCAGATTCAAAATCAATAGTATACGGTAAACTTAAGGCATTTGGTCTGGTTTTAAAATAATAACTACGGTAACCTGACGTCACACCAAAAGCATCACAGTCTGTTTTTACATTGACATAATAATCTTGTGAAGGCAACAGGTCAGACACTGAAAATGTAAGATCATTGGTTACAGTATACGATTCAGGAATATCCTCACCAGCTTCAGTAATGACATATCTGTAATGATTTGCTTCTGTATTTTCGTTAAGCGTGAATTCTGCCGTGGTATTTGTAACGTTGTCTATACTTGCAACAGAACTGGTTTGACAGACTTGCAAGTTACCATCGAAACGCGTTTTTGCGAATGAATTTTGATACAACACTGAGGTTGATGTAGAACCATCGTCAAAAGCTTCTGTAATACTAACTCTACTTCGGGTTGGTGGATTATTAAAATTTTCCGTGCCTTGCCACCCAAATAAAGCACTCGAAGATTGTCCAGGATTTACATCCTCAACATCAATTACTAAATTATCGATGCCATTGTAGTTAAAAGACTCATCAAAAATGAGAATAAACTCATAAGCATTAGCGTAATACGTTGTAATTCCGATTTCGGTTAAATCTTCATCAGGAATAAATCCATCTCCAGATTCAAATTCTTCTTTGGTTGTATGACCAATTTTAAAAATCAAATTGGTATTTGGCGTTGGTGACGTCGTTGTGTTTGAAAACGCGGTAAAAAACCGTAATCCAGTAATCTCACCATTAAATTTAATTTGCTCTGGATAATAAATGGTCTGCGTACGCGAAAATTTTGCTTGTGGTACATACGGTTGATTCGTATAGTCACCAGTACCACCGACAGTGACGTAACTTGTAGTCCTTAGTTGTGCGTTGCTAATAGCTGCACATAACAAGGCAATGATTAAAAGAATATGTTTCATGATTGATGATTTTGGCGCAATTTAATAACTTAAATAAGGTAAAATTGTTAAAATTTAAGAGGCTTCAACTGAGGTAAATTTAAACTTTCCTCCATCAAACAAGCCTTTATCACTTAATTTTAAAGCCGGAATAACCAACAAAGCCATAAATGATAAACTCATATAAGGTGCATGAAGTTTACTTCCCAATTGTTTGGCCATTTTATCGAGTTCTGAATATTGTTTCCCAATAACTTCGGCATTTTTATCACTCATTATTCCTGCAACAGGCAGTGCAACTACTTTTTCTTCTGTATCACTAACTGCACAAATTCCCCCTTCATTTTCTACTAATAAATTTACCGCTTTACAAATCGCTTCGTCCGAAACACCAATAGCAATTATATTATGAGAATCGTGACCTACAGAACTTGCAATAGCTCCTTCTTTCAGTCCATAATTTTTAATGAATGCAATGGCAGGTTTATCATTTTTATAACGATTAACAACCGTCATTTTTAAAACATCTGTTTCAGTATTAGACACCAGATTCCCATTTTCAATCTTAGAATCTACGATAATTTCATTGGTTACTAATTCCCCATCCAAACACTCAATCACTCTAATTTTCTTGGCGTCAGATTCAAATCTAAAATCTGAAACGTATTTTTTATCGGTGTTGAAATTATTTAAATTCTCAAATTCTACATGCTTCACATGCGAAACTCCATTAGCAAATACCAACTCACCATTAATATAAGTTTCAAGCGTTTTAAAATCTTTTAAATCTTCAACAACGATACAATCTGCATCATCTCCTACATTGAGCAAACCCACATCTAAATTGTAATGTTTCACTGGGTTTACACAAGCCGACTGCAAAACTTTAAATACATCAATTCCTTTAGCAACAGCTCTTGCACACAATTGATTAATGTGTCCTAACAATAAATCGTCTGGATGTTTGTCATCGCTACAAAACATCATATTTTCATAATGTTGATCCAACAAGTCAATTAAGGCTTCAAAGTTTTTGGCGGCACTACCCTCTCGGATAATCACCTTCATTCCTTTTTGTAGTTTTTCTAAACCTTCGTCATAAGAAAAACACTCGTGATCTGTAGAAATCCCTGCCGAAATATACTTGGTCAAATCCTCACCTCTTAAACCTGGTGCATGACCATCGACGGGTTTATTATAATGTTTTGCCCATTCTATTTTCTTTAAGACTTCCGCATCATCGTAAATGACTCCAGGATAATTCATCATTTCAGCCAAATACTTAATATCTGGATTCTCCATTAAGGTTTTAATAGCGTCCGAATCAATAACAGCACCTGCCGACTCAAAACTTGTCGCTGGCACACAAGATGGTGCACCGAAATTAAATTTGAATGGTGTTTGTTTTCCATTATTAATCATGAACTCTACACCTGCAACACCAAGAACATTGGCAATCTCATGTGGATCTGAAACTGTAGAAACTGTACCATGTTTTACAGCTATCTTAGCAAACTCACTTGGTACTAACATTGAGCTTTCTATATGAATATGTGCATCTACAAAACCAGGTAAGATGAAATGATTTTCGTCGCAATCTTTCTCTACGATAGATTCAATTTTCCCAGCTTTAATTGTAATTTCTCCTTTAAAGATTTTACGATTCTCAATATCTACAATGTTTCCTTTTATTTTCAAACTTCTCAATTTATTTTTATTATTAAAATAGATAAATTAATAACCTATATTATCTTTTATCAAATACTTAAATAAAAATACTTAAACAGTAAATTTAAGTATACTTTTAGTATTAGCTTTCACTTTAAAACGCTCATCTCCGCGTTTACCAACAACCCAAATTACGTTATTATCTGAAGTTAAAACCCAAGTATTTTCTTTTTCTACTAAAGAGGTTTTTTCGTCTTTAAGGTATTTACCGACCTTCTTTTTACCTGTCATCCCTAAGGGCTGAAACAGGTCTTCTGTTTTCCAAAGTCTTAATTCTAACGGAAATTTTAAGCGATTTTTATCAACATAAATAATGTGGTTCGGTGTTTCAGAAATCGCATCAACTTCGCTAATAACCAAATTACCAAAAGGTGTGTTTATAGCCGTGTCACATTCCTTTATATATAGAGAGACTTCACTTTGCTCAGCATGAGATAACGTTGCTAAGATTAAATGGTCGCGATGTTTGATTAAGCGATGTGAATTAGACTTTACCAATTTGCCTGATTCTGCATCTAATAAATCGAGAATATCATTCCATTCATTAAAGCCGTAATGTTTGAAGGTTTCGAATATATACGCTTTAGGATTCGTTGTGTTTTTAAATTCTGAAACTCTAAAGGTTGTCCCTAAATGATCATCAGAGACAATGGCACGCTTTTTAAACTCACTTAATTGCTCGTCTAAGATTAATGCGGTATCATTAAGATGGCTTAACGTATTTTGAAAACTATCTAATAATTGCGGATTGATTTCTTTTAAAATCGGCACGACTTCGTGTCTTAGCTTATTCCTCAGATATTTACGAGACGCATTGCTAGCATCTTCTCTCCAATTGATTTGCTGTTCTTTTGCAAACGCTTCAATTTGTAATCTCGAAAACGGTAATAAAGGTCTCACCACGTTCCCATTTACCATCGGAATACCCGTTAATCCATTTAAACCCGTTCCTCTTGTAAAATTAATGAGAAAGGTTTCGAGGTTATCATCTGCGTGATGTGCAGTTAAAATATAATCGAATTTTAATTGTTGTGCCAATTCTTTAAACCAATCATAACGCAATTCGCGTGCAGCCATCTGAATAGAACGCTTATTTTCATCAGCATAAGCTTGCGTATCAAAATTCTGAATAAAAACTTCGACATCTAACGCTTCGGCCAATTCTAGTACAAAATCTTCATCTTTATTACTTTCTTCTGCTCTTAAATTAAAATTACAATGTGCGAGCGAAAAATTCAGATTTAAATTTTTACATAAATATGCCAATACAACACTATCTATTCCACCCGAAATAGCAATGAGTAACCTACCCTCTTTTAAAATAGAAAGGTTTTTATCGATGTGATTATTGAAGTCTTTTTGCACAACTCAAAGGTATTGAAATTATTCATTCCTTCAGAAGTACATATACTCAAACTTTTAGGGTAACTGAACTTTATTCTCCGGTGTTAAAATGACTTTTATCATATTGATGTGTATTCTTTTTAATTAACTTTAAAAGAATTTAAAATTATTAGGTCATGAGTGTAACAGAAAAATTAACATCAGAAACGACACGAAATGCCTTTGAAAAAAAGGTGCTTTCTGCCATACCACATTTACATCCTTATGTAAAACACAGAATCTATATTGCTGAAACTACAGGCATTTTACCAAAAAATATGTTTTCGTCTAACGGAATTATTGACGAGAGTATTATCTTACTTTATGATACTGATTTTGACGTTGAAGCAGAACCATTAGCTATAAAACTTGAACTGTTTAAAATAGTGGATAATTATATGAATCTACTATTTAAAAACGAAGCTTATCACAAAGAAACGATTAGTACAGATGCGATACTTAAAAAAGAATTATCTAAGCTTACTGAAGACTATACTGTTGATGGTGACTTTGATTTTATCTTAAACACAGAACTTAACGATATCTCTTATCATCAAAATGAAAATGAAACGTTACAATTATATTCAGACAAAGAAACGTCGATTTTAACTGCTTTTGAAGTTGAGGATTTATCTACCAAACAATCCCCAAAAGTATTTGATAAACTATATAACTGGTTACCTTTTAATGTGTCTAACATTATGGATTTGTACATTTTTGGTAAGTTAGATTTTGAATCGATTGCAAAAATCAAAAAACTAGAAGAGAAACGTGTGGTCGATATTTTTGATAAGGTTAAGCGTACTTTTAGACGGCATATTGAGTAGTAGTTGTTGGTTGTTGGGATAAATAAACTAATACACAAAGTTGCACAAAGAAGGCACAAAGATGCGCAGAGCGTTTATTTTAAATGATTTCTGGAATAGAAGGTTATATAATTTGAGAAACCGCTCACTGAGAATGAACGTTATCCTTCCAACGCTTCTCGCATAGCTTTTGCTTTAACTAAGCACTCTTCATATTCTTTTAAGGGATCGCTCTTTGCTGTAATGGCTCCACCTACAGAATATGAAATGTATTGTTTTGATTGGTTATATAGAATACTTCTAATAATCACATTAAAATCAAAATCACCATGTGGCGTGAAATAACCAATTGACCCAGAGTATAAACCACGTTTGGTTTCTTCGAGATTTTCAATAATTTTTAGAGCCGAGAGTTTTGGAACACCTGTCATACTTCCCATAGGGAATGTTGTTTTTATAATCTCTACAGGATTGGTTTCTGATTTTACTTCAGATTGAATCGTAGAAATCATTTGATGCACTTGCAAAAACGAATACACTTTGCATAGCTCCTTTACTTCTACACTACCTTTTATGGCTGTATGTGATAGATCGTTCCTTACCAAATCTACAATCATGATGTTCTCACTACGTTCTTTTTGGTCTTTTGATAAGTCTTCCGCTAATTTCAGATCTTCAGCTTGATTTTCAGATCGTTTAGCTGTTCCTTTAATAGGTTGAGAAATTACAGTAGTTCCATCTTTTTTAATATAACGTTCTGGTGACGCAGACATCATATAATTGTTTTCGAATTTTAAAAAGCTAGCAAAAGGTGGTTTTGAAATGGCATTAAGCTTGTTAAAGGTTTCAACCGGATTTATAACACTGTCTTCTGCATAAAATTCTTGACAAAAATTAGCCTCATAAATATCGCCTCTTTGAATATGAGCTAACATTTTATTAACTTTCTCGAAGTAGTCGTCTTTATGAATTCTTAGTTTTATTTTTATTGAATTATCGTTAGGGGATTTCTCGCTTTCACTCGAAATACCATTTCTTATAATTTCTAAATCATCCTCAATCTCATCATCAACCATTTTTAGGTACTTGATTTCAACCTGATTACCTTTAATTAAAAAGAGTTTTTTCGGTTGAAAGAAATACAAATCAGGAAAATTTAATCCATCATAATTATTAGATTTTAACTGTTCAGTAGTGTTTTTTAGATCGTAAGTGAGGTAACCGAAAATCCAGTCGTCCGTTATGGTCTGATACTCTTTCAAGCGTTCAAAAGCATCAAAATAATCGGTTCGTATGGTTGTAAAAGCATCAACAGCCAACACAGCATCATAATTGCTATACTGATTCTTATGCTTATTAGAATCTAACCAAACGATATCATCAAATTGCTGACTCCAAAGCAAAAGGTTTTGCTTAAAGTTTTCAATATTATTAGGATGGTGAAGATGTGTTGTTCTCAATAGAAAAATAATTGCTGCAAGTTACCGAAATAAAATTATTTCTTTAGTGTAGATTTTATTTGTTGGAGGTTCAAAATTTAGAATTACACCCCTAAAATCCCCTCAAGGGGACAATCTCATGGTTACAAATAAAAAAACCTTGCAGAATAAATAATTAGAATTGTATATTTCAAAAAAAATAAAACGCATGTATAGTTTAAAAAACGACCTATTACAAATCCATATAAAATCTAAAGGAGCTGAGTTATGTAATATAACTTCAGCAAAACATAAAACCGAATTTATGTGGCAGGCTAATCCTGAGTTTTGGGGAAGTCATGCTCCAAACTTATTTCCAATTATTGGGTGTATGAAAGATGACCACTACATCTACAATAACAAGACATACCAAATGCCAAAGCATGGTTTTGTGAGACACAATGATAATTTCACTATTAAAAATCAGTCAGATTCTAGCATAACGTTTTCACTAGTTTCTAATGAAAAACTGTATTCTTATTACCCTTTCTTATTTGAATTTGAAATTACTTATACACTTTCAAAAAATAAGCTAATGGTGACTCATACGATTACAAATTTAGATGATAAGACACTTTACTTCTCTTTAGGAGGTCATCCTGCTTTTAATTGTCCGCTTTCAGAAGATGAAAATTATACCGATTATTATTTAGAATTTGAAAAAGAAGAAGACAGTCAATCATATTTATTAAATATGGCTAATGGTTTGTTAACCAATGACACCAAACCTGCATTTTCAGAAGGAAACAAAATTCATTTACGTCCAGATCTATTTAATGAGGATGCTTTAGTTTTCAAGGATTTAAAATCGAGAATTGTAAGTTTAAAACACAATACCAAAGGAAATGTGTTAACTGTAAATTTTAAAGATTTTAAACATTTAGGGATTTGGGCAAAACCTAATGCACCATATGTCTGTATTGAACCTTGGTTGGGTTTTGCTGATCACGAAACTACAGATCAAAAGATTGAAACTAAAGAAGGTATTCTAAGTTTGGCATCTGACTCTGTTTTTAACGCTAGTTATAGCATTGAAATTGATCATAACCATTTATAATCAATATTTATTAAACTTAAGTATACAATATTATAGATGTTTTCATTTTATATTCACAAAGTGTCATATTATATAAAAAGTATACTATTTTGCTTCAATAATTATAATTAATCATATTATGAGCCACCAAATCTTCAAGGAACACATCTCTTTTTACCTACTTCTATGTCTTACTTTTTTAACGCAATTTTCATTTGCTCAAGACAAAGACAAGTACGGTTTACTTTGGAAAATAGAAGGAAACAACTTAGAGTCTACCTCTTATCTATTTGGAACCATGCATATAGATGACGCTAGAGTATTTAACTTTAGTGATGCTGTTATGCCAGCCATAGAAAGTGTAGAGTATTTTGCTTTGGAGGTTAATGCAGATTC encodes:
- a CDS encoding aldose 1-epimerase family protein — protein: MYSLKNDLLQIHIKSKGAELCNITSAKHKTEFMWQANPEFWGSHAPNLFPIIGCMKDDHYIYNNKTYQMPKHGFVRHNDNFTIKNQSDSSITFSLVSNEKLYSYYPFLFEFEITYTLSKNKLMVTHTITNLDDKTLYFSLGGHPAFNCPLSEDENYTDYYLEFEKEEDSQSYLLNMANGLLTNDTKPAFSEGNKIHLRPDLFNEDALVFKDLKSRIVSLKHNTKGNVLTVNFKDFKHLGIWAKPNAPYVCIEPWLGFADHETTDQKIETKEGILSLASDSVFNASYSIEIDHNHL
- a CDS encoding anthranilate synthase component I family protein, which codes for MRTTHLHHPNNIENFKQNLLLWSQQFDDIVWLDSNKHKNQYSNYDAVLAVDAFTTIRTDYFDAFERLKEYQTITDDWIFGYLTYDLKNTTEQLKSNNYDGLNFPDLYFFQPKKLFLIKGNQVEIKYLKMVDDEIEDDLEIIRNGISSESEKSPNDNSIKIKLRIHKDDYFEKVNKMLAHIQRGDIYEANFCQEFYAEDSVINPVETFNKLNAISKPPFASFLKFENNYMMSASPERYIKKDGTTVISQPIKGTAKRSENQAEDLKLAEDLSKDQKERSENIMIVDLVRNDLSHTAIKGSVEVKELCKVYSFLQVHQMISTIQSEVKSETNPVEIIKTTFPMGSMTGVPKLSALKIIENLEETKRGLYSGSIGYFTPHGDFDFNVIIRSILYNQSKQYISYSVGGAITAKSDPLKEYEECLVKAKAMREALEG
- the tilS gene encoding tRNA lysidine(34) synthetase TilS produces the protein MQKDFNNHIDKNLSILKEGRLLIAISGGIDSVVLAYLCKNLNLNFSLAHCNFNLRAEESNKDEDFVLELAEALDVEVFIQNFDTQAYADENKRSIQMAARELRYDWFKELAQQLKFDYILTAHHADDNLETFLINFTRGTGLNGLTGIPMVNGNVVRPLLPFSRLQIEAFAKEQQINWREDASNASRKYLRNKLRHEVVPILKEINPQLLDSFQNTLSHLNDTALILDEQLSEFKKRAIVSDDHLGTTFRVSEFKNTTNPKAYIFETFKHYGFNEWNDILDLLDAESGKLVKSNSHRLIKHRDHLILATLSHAEQSEVSLYIKECDTAINTPFGNLVISEVDAISETPNHIIYVDKNRLKFPLELRLWKTEDLFQPLGMTGKKKVGKYLKDEKTSLVEKENTWVLTSDNNVIWVVGKRGDERFKVKANTKSILKFTV
- a CDS encoding YheT family hydrolase, yielding MPVIESTYKPPFWAKKSFVSTVFSGLARKVDGVEQTRERITLPDIDFLDLDWSYAKQKSNKIIILLHGLEGNAQRPYITGTAKNFNNNGIDAVAVNFRGCSGDPNLLFRSYHSGATEDLDATVKHVLSKGQYDEIYIKGISLGANMVLKYVGEGRELPTELKSVIAVSTPCDLKGSCGELLSLKNKHYAIRFLAHLKDKLKPKLEQFPNNISVADFDSIKTLIDFDHVYTSKAHGFKDAFDYYEKASCLQFLPNIKVPSLIINALNDSFLSAECYPVKEAKHNPNLFLEMPKYGGHVGFIGKGNVYYNEQRALDFVGNVKKC
- a CDS encoding T9SS type A sorting domain-containing protein; its protein translation is MKHILLIIALLCAAISNAQLRTTSYVTVGGTGDYTNQPYVPQAKFSRTQTIYYPEQIKFNGEITGLRFFTAFSNTTTSPTPNTNLIFKIGHTTKEEFESGDGFIPDEDLTEIGITTYYANAYEFILIFDESFNYNGIDNLVIDVEDVNPGQSSSALFGWQGTENFNNPPTRSRVSITEAFDDGSTSTSVLYQNSFAKTRFDGNLQVCQTSSVASIDNVTNTTAEFTLNENTEANHYRYVITEAGEDIPESYTVTNDLTFSVSDLLPSQDYYVNVKTDCDAFGVTSGYRSYYFKTRPNALSLPYTIDFESDFARDYSIPNYGVEINAEAANESSLGLMLNGPGYPQFLNYVDYGDPFEENQDFIRTFSIDVDLTQNAIHPILKFDINQTAEAYLRVKIKAYADDNVYTGVAEDFIYNAAYDDNDFKTASIDLSQFVGELITIKLENVSKSTTRKTYLDNIQVLENDCEVITNIASVSSNNSIALNWDATAVGAYEVVAAEFEENPSVDYMPADTESYMFSELPAATSYKLFVRNSCETSHSPWSKIYASTDPEYLEPGYDNYFNDEAVLETNLFSVMHSESSKLEFVNYSVYDRLVLHQRDSNAEWVGGDATTETQAWNENKDFLTGLKFKIDGAHLSDGNVDITFNQLHHYSSTPSNSWFRILINGEQYGPSYNPTTRYQDPLTTVSVDLDSYLGGDITFELQHVGRTKDYFSFTPIGGDGAVINRIVFTGNALSIDDSEYLSVKLYPNPATSEVLIEGLQHHSELTIVDVNGRALTSFTSRDTFASLDVSEYNSGLYFVEIKSGEQLQTLKFIKQ
- a CDS encoding CocE/NonD family hydrolase, with amino-acid sequence MIKHCLFIVLFVVGLSSCSETKHQAIATSEVDQSEETFAKDNYTKKEVMIGMRDGIKLHTTIYTPKDTTKTYPMLMMRTPYSSRPYGENEFKTKIGPNKYLMEEGNIMVYQDVRGRWNSEGVYDNMRAYIPNKTGKQFDEASDTYDTIEWLVNNVAHNNGNVGTYGISYPGFYATYSLLDAHPALKAVSPQACIGDFFFDDFIHNGAYMLSYWRATGLFGNMKTEPTTESWYTLPDFETEDQHQFFLDHMPLSKLDKYYDSTNVFMEQLKTHVTYDEFWQSRGIIQHLKDIKPATMIVGGLFDAEDLYGPFNTYKSIEANSDNYNTVVFGPWSHGDWARNNDRQVVGNIHFGDSISDYFQKNIETKFFNHYLKGEANGDTSLAEAHMFNTGTKEWQSFETWPPENTTKEDFFMQPYERLTKQANRMLATSDFISDPMKPVPYTEDIGVGFTPRKFMTDDQRFASRRPDVLTFETEILDGDITLTGDILAKLKVSTTGTAADWIVKVIDVFPADTENTDDVQDHLKLSNYHMMVRSEVLRGRFRNSMSEPEPFVPNQKTAINLKLQDVFHTFKKGHKIQVQVQSTFFPYIDANPQTYVENIFEAKASDFQKQTHKVYNDSSIEFTVLK
- the ade gene encoding adenine deaminase, which encodes MKIKGNIVDIENRKIFKGEITIKAGKIESIVEKDCDENHFILPGFVDAHIHIESSMLVPSEFAKIAVKHGTVSTVSDPHEIANVLGVAGVEFMINNGKQTPFKFNFGAPSCVPATSFESAGAVIDSDAIKTLMENPDIKYLAEMMNYPGVIYDDAEVLKKIEWAKHYNKPVDGHAPGLRGEDLTKYISAGISTDHECFSYDEGLEKLQKGMKVIIREGSAAKNFEALIDLLDQHYENMMFCSDDKHPDDLLLGHINQLCARAVAKGIDVFKVLQSACVNPVKHYNLDVGLLNVGDDADCIVVEDLKDFKTLETYINGELVFANGVSHVKHVEFENLNNFNTDKKYVSDFRFESDAKKIRVIECLDGELVTNEIIVDSKIENGNLVSNTETDVLKMTVVNRYKNDKPAIAFIKNYGLKEGAIASSVGHDSHNIIAIGVSDEAICKAVNLLVENEGGICAVSDTEEKVVALPVAGIMSDKNAEVIGKQYSELDKMAKQLGSKLHAPYMSLSFMALLVIPALKLSDKGLFDGGKFKFTSVEAS